gtaagtagttatTACTATAAATCTATCCTATTTAATGAgagttaattctttttttaccatcaattcaagttcccataaaattgtaccatatttaatgtgagggtattttaggaaaatagcaatctaaatttacttttccaacaaagttaattactttttcttaaactgtgtgaaaaaagaaatatgactattaaagtgggacggaggaagTATTACGTTGAGCCACGTAAAGTATTGATTGAGCTGGTTTTTAAATTCAGAGGCTCAACATTGACTGCCTATCTAGGATTGACAGTCAATGTTGAGCAACACCTGCAACCTCTACCTTAATAACTGCGGCCACACAACAACCAAAGCGGTAATATCCTTgaataatataataaattaaattataaaaatatcacCGTTACGGTAGAAACAATATATATCCACCATAATCACAACGGCTGCCACAGCCATGTTCTCCATAACCACCACTAGGGTAACCTCCATACCCAGCCCCAGAGAATGACTTTCAACAATACAGACTAAggtccgtttgataaaactgaatctgaattctgaattctgaattctgaatactgaaataattaatttgctgaattctAGGTACTGAAAAgagatatatgaatgtctgaatcttaatgctgaacctatttatactgtttgataaatattcataacttaatgcttaataagctaaattgtacaattttgcccttctatcttttaatccaaaaagaaaatagaacctatgatttaattaacttaaaattgttaggtatgaaaaagacaatatttatttttaaatcaaattaatataaaagaagaaatatattaTGGAAAACATTAAAAGAAACATTACAATCCAATAATTCATATAACATATAAATTCGacctaaaaaatttagaaatgaTTGTTTGTAATTTCTTCACGTAGGTTATGCATGAATAATTGATCAGCTTGTCTGGATCCTTCTCCTACTTCTTCGTTTGTCTCGTCATCTTCGACCTCTTCTCCATTTTGTATAatagcatcatcatcatcatattGTTGAAACCAATAATCATTTGCAGAAATTCTTCGCAAATAATTGTGAAGAGCAATGCATACAATGACAATGTTTTTTTGTGTGGGAAAAGGGTATGGTTTCATCGTTTTGAGAATGGGAAAACGAGCTTTTAATACTCCAAAAGCACGTTcaattacatttctcaatcttgCATGTGCTTGGTTAAAGCGTTCTTCTTTTGATCTTGGACGAGAAGTATTTCGAAAATCAGATAACCAATATCTAATATTTCGATATGGTGCCATAAAGCCACGTGTGTGTGGATAAGCTGCATcacataaataatatttatctgcacaaaaaaaaatatcaaaatataaatatttgtgGATGAAAActactgcaaaaaaaaaaatactattgttaaaaaaaatttaacctgCTGGAGGAATAGGAAAGTTGCACGTTGGGTCTGCTAAGGCTTCTGACAAAACTCTAGAGTCATGTGCTACACCTTCCCAACCAGCCAAAACGAATGTGAAAATCATATTGAAATCACAAATAGCTAGTACATTTTGCATGCACTTGCCTTTTCCTCTCCCTCGATACGGAATTTGTTCATCTACGGGTATAATTGCAGGTATAAGTGTTCCATCTAATGCACCTATAGCACCCTTTTGAATAggacaaaaaaaatcaataattaGATACATATTTAGCTTGAAAAAAGATCACTTACATTTGAAAATACCTGAAATATTTGGAGAAGTCGATGTTGCTGTTGACTTGCATGCTGGTTTCCATTAAAATTTGGGACAATCATCTCTTTCGAAAAATGTAGCATAGCTTGTAGCACTTCATAAAAATATGTATGAATGGTATGGGTCGAATGGCAATATCTCCTTTTAACCACGCGATTTGTATGATGATGACCCATAGTTGTGAGAAACATTGCTACTTTTTCTTCAACTGAAATATAACGACTATTTTGTAGCCAACCTTTATTTCGCAAATGAGTGCACAAATTCATAaatacttcttttctcattcgTAGTATTTCTATAGAATGTGCAGGATTTCCATCAAGAATTTCATTTACGTATTCATATCCTCTCAACATAGAATTTGTATCAAGTCTTCTTCCAAGACGCctcaattgttttctttttaggATTAGTAATATTAATACAACTTTTAAAAGTTGTATTTTCTCATCCGTCAACATCTGCAAATTTCAAATTGAGTATATCATTAAAAAAGAGTGCACAATACACTTCTTCCAATTATTAtttgacaaaacaaaaaagaaagtaagaatAGTTAGctaacatatatattataatgtaATCCATTTATAAGAAAAGTTAAATAAAAGTAATCacataaaagaaaataatttattcattatctcaagaaaaataaaactatttgacaatgaaataatttattcatcatcccaagaaaaataaaactgtttGCCAATGAAGTTGTCTACAAATGAAATAAATTTAGAAGCCACAagattgcaaaaaaatcaaaataaacctaGCTTTCTTGCATTCATTGCAATCCAATTCAATCTAAAGTCTTCATGTTTTTCTGCTATCTGGATCCATTGCTCTCTGTAAGCTTTACTTTCACAAAAAATACTAGAAGCTGCAAGGTACAGTGGATCCATTTCTGTTAAACCCTGCATTTTGTCTAAAATCTCGTTACAATCTTTAATACTTGGTCCATCTGACTTTTCCAAGATCTCAATAACATTCATCAACTGACTATCAACATCATGTAGTTTTTCAACATTGgttttttttggatgtttgcCTTCACTCTTGATTTCCTGTTTTGATTTCTTAGTTGAAGAAGAGGCCATATCAATTTCTTCCGTTTCCAAATTGATACATGTCTGTGAACAAGATTCAAGACCATCCTGTGGTAATCCCTCTTTAGATGGACCCCACACATTTTTTCCGCTAGCCACAATACCATCAAATAATGCCCTCATTTCATTTGGATATTCCAGtggattaaaacaaaatttgctTGCTTTGGGATTATCCTGTAACAATATgtacaaaaaaattattttcaaaagTATGCCGATTATTTAAataataaatttgatatataAACTTAGGTACCTTTAAGTACTCTTCCCATTGCTTTGAAGTCCAATTGATGGTAGTGGTAACAGGGTCATAATGAGTATTCCCTGTGTTACCAATGAGTCTTGcccaaattatatatttttgtttcaaataatcCCATTCATTCTTCAATTTTCTTTGCGTAAAATCGCCcttattttcagctttcaaaGTTGATCTAATTCGTTCCCAACATTCTTTTTTTAAACTGCTTCCACTGTAATTATTAGGGCGTGCTTCAATCAAACATAATTCTATAAATCGCCGGAATACTTCCGAGTCTTTCCAATTAGCCCTGACAGAATTCTCTCGTTTCATACCTACATTGCACATAGGTAAACCTATATATCATAACATatagaaaagtaaaaaataaaaataaatggaaCTGAAAAAACAACATAAAAGGAATTTTTGTTGAATATGTAGAGACACCCATATTAAGGATAAGGCATATTACAGTTTGATCAAATGATCATACCACTAATGAAAGTTAAATTAAAGAATCAAGAAtcttaaattaaattataaaataaattgtaATAAACAAGTTAGTTTGCATTAAATAGTCATGCCTTGAGAAATTTTGAAATGCATCATCATCAGTTAAGTCTTcggatacatatatatatatatatatatatatatatatctccaTTATGCTATTATCTATTCTAGTACTAAATTGGGACGACAAACTAAAAATTCTGGGAATCTATTTGCCTATtcaaaagagcaaattgatGGCAAGGCAATATGATTTTATATGAAGTCAAACAGTGTGTCAGGCACCCACTAATATTTTCCTAGTTGTACTCTTATTAACTCATAGGCATGTTAACGATTCGGCTCTAAGGAACTATTTTTTGGTGTTAGCATAAATATTTAAGCCATATAAATGTGTGCAAAGACTTATAGAGCTAATGTTTTTGACATTTAGCCTGTTAAGTGACACCAAAGCATTGGTAATCCAAGGCTATACTATAGTTGCAATACAACTCCCActcccaaaataaaataataataatataactAGTGATGGTACCTGTTTAAGCTTAGGAATTCGTGATGGCCTCCCTTCACAGTTTGATAAGAAAAGTCCAAATATAAGCAAAAGGAAGCTGCAATAAACAAGATTTAAATTCACACCAAATTATATCGaaatttaattatttcaatAGAAAAATGTTGAAGtaaaacaacaaataatcaaTGTCACTTAccttggaaaaaatgaatttgagaTCGCTGAGTACGgtagcaataaaaaaaatttgggaggaaaaaatgacaaaattatgaaagagtagaaagatggaaaaagatAAAGAGTAGACAGATGTGAGGAGCATGGAGAAATTGTAAAAGTCATTAAATAGGGagaaaatagaagtagaaaGCCATTAGACAGAGAATATCAGGttatttaattagataaggattttgaatagagaatatcaggttgttttgtttaattagataagaattttgaatagagaatattaggttgtttaattagataaggatttttaatgtaattaacaaacagggatagatttggtagataagataaagtagttgaagtaaatctcttgattcttatcaaattaagcattcagttacgattcttgtgctgaaaaaaatacatacaaattcagcaCCACTTAATAGGTTCAGCAGGTgactttttatttatcaaacacccaaaacctctgaatgtctgaatgaattcagtttcagcacttttttatgttatcaaacaggcaCTAAGTCCATTTAGAGTTGAATTCGTGTCAATCGAATCGCGTACGCtcatttttaatctttttactTTTGCATTCTGACCtctgaatgtctgaatgaattcagtttcagcacttttttatgttatcaaacaggtaCTAAATCCATTTAGAGTTGAATTCGTGTCAATCGAATCGCGTACGCtcatttttaatctttttactTTTGCATTCTGTCAATTTTTCCCCGGCATTTGATACTTCCATAGTACCTATTTTAGTTTCACAGTAAAAGAAGGTGAATTGTTCATGTctcttatataatataatttacTTCATTTTATACTGTTTCTGAATATAGAAATGCCCAATTAAGCTAAAGCTCTAAATCAGGGCAGAATAAGAACCAAATAAATTGTGTCAATTCAGCTTAGGCTTCTATGCAAGTATGTACTTAATGAGCAAAACTCTCTTTGGTATCAAGATAGTCTCAAAGCGCACTGTTGTGGCCCTTTTCTGatggaaaaaataataataaagtatcgtttctggaaaaaaaaaataaaagaatggcTTTGGAAATGGTTTATGGTTTGAAAAACAAAAGGCCAACTATGGGGTTCTAAAAATGCAACGATTTGGAAAGACAAAAAATAGGCTAGAAGAAAGAGTGTTTAGTAAAAGTTATAAATTGCCACCCGGTATTGTATTATATGATTCATCAAGTTACccaaaaaaatttgcaaaataatattttaattggaaaaacaataggaaaaagaaacattttctaaatgatttcaaatttttgagaaaaccaagAGACATAGGCTTGGCAAGTCCTGTTGTGAGGAAGGAAGGTCCAGGTATTAAGCCCAAGTACCAACCTACACGTAAAATCTGATTGCAAGGTTTAGTAGAAGCATTCTTACAACAACCGTAACGTATCCCAATTTTGGGATATCGCCTTGGACTACAATGGTTGCCATCGAGTAGAACGGGCAGGAAACCTCAAAATTCAACAACCTGTCCAATCCGTTCAGTAATTTGAAAGGATGGATTGGGTCAGTTGGATTATGGGTTTTGTTGGGTTGGGTAAGTACaactcaatttatttattgggcaggttattttttttatttgaatacCTAATATTCAACTTGTTTAAAAATAATTCAATACGCATCTGTCTAATCACCTGTATTTAGATATGTGTTAATAATTCATTGACCAATTTGTATTTAAAATtctcatatatatgttttcaatcaatttttaaaatttttatttaaaagaaaaaaaattgaaataaaaagtcatgcttattttacttttataacAATACTTAAACTTGCTCAACAtctataataatttattatgtctTTTAAAAGTATGTTGctttcctcccttttttttattgttgttcTCTGATTGCTACTTATTTCTATTTGTTAATAGTTCGTGTACCCAGAAtagaattttaaatttgttctAATTGCATTCTTTTACATTTCTTAATTCCTCACCAATATTATAATACAACAAATTATATGTCTCTTAATTACATTTTTTAGCATAATATAATCtagcattcaataatttaaatataCAGAATATTACAACTTACAATAGAGCAAATACAAATAGTAAAAGTGTTAAATAAGTTGTGacaaaaataagtttcaatcaattaatGGTGTTAAAAAGTATAaagcaaacaaatttttttagctAATCTATTTAAATGTACAATTTATTATCTAAAATTCGCAATACAAACAACATaaaatattattgtatttatGACGTATTTTCAAGGAGTTTTAGAAGTGAGTGTGGGTTTGTGTGTGTGAAAGTGTGTTAGCGTGCgaaaatatatttatgcatttgaaaatgtatttatgtatgtaaaaaaaatctttttgtaTGTGTAAATGTATAAGAGAGAATTTATATATCACAatgtattaattaatatattgagtCATATTTGGGTCATGGGTTTGAAATGACCCAATATGATCCAACCCAAAATCAATCCAATCTAAAGTTAAGCGGGTTAGATAAATCCCATTTAAGTGAAAACCTAATATCAACCCTTCCAACCCGATCAATTGCCAAGTATACTATCGAGTATTGAACTTTTGGTCAGTTAAGTCAAGTTTACACTGTTTTGTTTGtctaagggtctgtttgataacataaaataGTGCTAAAACTGAAccttttcagacattcagatgttttgaatgtttgataaatgaaaatccatcTGCTGAATTTGTTAAGCAGTGatgaacttgtgtgtatttttttcagcacaagaattcTAACTAAATgtttaattctgataagaatcaatagaattatttcaactatcttatcttatctaccaaatctatccttgtttgttaattatattcaaaattcttatctaattaaacaacctgaTATTTTCTATATAACggttttttgtttctcttttctctctttttaatgactttcattttttctccatactccttatataatatatttcatcttttatattaatttgatttaaaaataaatattatcattttcatacctaacaattttaagctAATTAAATTGTAGGTTctatttttttgaatgaaaagatataagggcaaaattgtcaaattaaacttattaagcattcagttataaatatttatcaaacagcaTAAATAAgtttaacattaaaattcaaacatttatatatttcttttcagtgcttaaaattcagcgaattaattgtttcagtattcagatttcagaattcagaattcagacttcagaattcagattcagttttatcaaacggaacctaagACTAGTACAGTCGATTCTTATTCCAGATTTGAAGTATATTATCTCCTGGATACCATCCACTATTACTTTGATTTCCTTGAAAACTTTATACTCAAGTGGACTCGGCATCTACGATTTTTAGTGATAGTGACCGCTGTGCAATGGATGGAGTAACACATAAAAAATCACTTCGAAAGGATAAGATTAGGATCATTCTAGGTTTTGGCTAAAACTTCCATTCTATGTTTTGAAACTCAAACCAAGAAGCGACTCGATTGAAATCGGAGATTAGGAGTCAATAAGTTCGATCAGTTAATTCAAGAGTCAAATCGGATGATATCATAAATAcgtcataaatatatattaatgatatataatgaaaataatatataaaagtTCCCTTTAACTTAGTGGTTTACAACTTTACAGAGTTATTTGATGAGTTTAGATTTAGTCCAAAGGGACTCTAgttaaataattttaaaagctataaGTAGAAATGTAATTTAGAAAATGTGAGGGGTTAGTTTTACACTTTGCTAAAACTACAAGGGTCAAAACACAACTATAAAAAAGTTTTAGGGTATCCAAAGCAAATGAATTTCAAACTAACTCCTTGCTGTTTTCTGTGTTGCGGCCGTCATTTACTATAGTATAATCTATACGTCAATTTCTTgttaaataattttaaaagctataaGTAGAAATGTAATTTAGAAAATGCGAGGGGTTAGTTTTACACATTGCTAAAACTACAAGGGTCAAAACACAACTATAAAAAAGTTTTAGGGTATCCAAAGCAAATGAATTTCAAACCTAACTCCTTGCTGTTTTCTTTGTTGCGGCCGTCATTTACTATAGTATAATCTATACGTCAATTTCTTGTTCTCTGACCAAAGCCTTTTGGTTTTTATTAGTAATTTTGATTCATGGCTTTTGAGAAAGAAACCACGACGAGAATCAGCCGGGAAATAAGGAGGAGTGTGGTCCAGATACTGCTGTGAAGAATGGTGgagaaggggaaaaagaagtTGCCGAAGAAAGAGGCCATcacttgctttgctttttttttcttttttgtcttttttcttcttctttctctagATTACACCAtagctctttcttttcttttatcacacaataaacacacatgaaaactctcttttctcttcccttttttgctcttttcttttatttttccccttctttctcTTATTTGATTGCAAATGTTCAACAAATTAGTTGCATGAGAAATGGGTTTAAAGAATTTAGATAATGGAATTTTTCTTGCAATTTGGTTTATAATTTGATTTTAGATTAGTTCTTTGCTGCTAGCCAAATATCAAAGGAAGATAAGGGGTAAAAAAGTCATCACAATATGAGAATGGAAAAAATCAGGTTTTGTCCATTTTCACCTGTTTCCGCTCAAATCTGATTTTGATAGGATTTGACCGAATTTTTGAGATGCAATTTTTTACGATTGAATGTCTATTTAAAAACATCACTTC
This Coffea arabica cultivar ET-39 chromosome 3e, Coffea Arabica ET-39 HiFi, whole genome shotgun sequence DNA region includes the following protein-coding sequences:
- the LOC113737335 gene encoding L10-interacting MYB domain-containing protein-like, encoding MKRENSVRANWKDSEVFRRFIELCLIEARPNNYSGSSLKKECWERIRSTLKAENKGDFTQRKLKNEWDYLKQKYIIWARLIGNTGNTHYDPVTTTINWTSKQWEEYLKDNPKASKFCFNPLEYPNEMRALFDGIVASGKNVWGPSKEGLPQDGLESCSQTCINLETEEIDMASSSTKKSKQEIKSEGKHPKKTNVEKLHDVDSQLMNVIEILEKSDGPSIKDCNEILDKMQGLTEMDPLYLAASSIFCESKAYREQWIQIAEKHEDFRLNWIAMNARKLGLF